A region from the Lentimonas sp. CC4 genome encodes:
- a CDS encoding histidine kinase, translating to MKIHSRVRIHQANQMMTALWYIITKAGKTVTRHTHDKGVCLCIFIAFAQLMSPLSAMPAAALDDLSTEQLETRLDTIDAQLLTLASFNMQTGTGAIGYRTAHITQGINEWILVDLEENTQIDQVVLVPSLARAGASKVQADAFPLEFKVVVGLAGDSTGTMVAHYTADDQLLPRIAPVVISFPPMEAAWIKVEALICTQRVWDNVDSLQLSEILIFSGQENVALHRPTRASSSADSYTNGYHQCYLVDGLMPYLMSSNQGKQSVALLSEPNPGEKPTIYIDLQSPQPLNQINLHSIEVSNQIPQSIDSGFATPRGIIVEGALKADFSDAVQLVEYQVNSIFDLGSIMTRKFPTTTCRYVRLILTEPFLQVKNNQKVGFAEIELLYQGENVAEGSPVSSNFKPDSQTRSVDSLTDGRNFYGNILPLRDWIEQLALRHELQTERPRVETELKQRHARQKTNFNRLLLSFAALLVGTIIIILVNRIFRQRAIHQTRKHIAADLHDELGANLHALGLLSDLTQKSKDKPDKLDKLLQRIRGLTERTGAAARYCTDMLEAKEIYEDVPDQMRRSSSRILQGIDHELTFEGEAELHRLSPRKRIDLCLFHKECLTNILRHSGATKATTRLVANKKNLELVITDNGQGLHSSPENRIPNSIMRRSQLLGSKIQVEKPQDGGTRITLKFNFKRLGFR from the coding sequence ATGAAAATTCACTCACGGGTTCGTATACATCAAGCAAACCAAATGATGACAGCACTCTGGTATATTATAACAAAGGCAGGCAAGACAGTCACCCGGCATACACATGACAAAGGGGTGTGCCTCTGCATCTTCATTGCGTTTGCGCAACTCATGTCGCCCCTATCGGCCATGCCTGCGGCAGCACTGGACGATCTCTCTACCGAACAACTGGAGACGCGGCTCGACACTATCGACGCGCAGCTGCTGACACTTGCAAGCTTCAACATGCAAACTGGCACCGGAGCGATTGGTTATCGCACCGCTCACATTACACAGGGTATCAATGAATGGATTCTGGTCGACCTCGAAGAGAACACCCAAATCGATCAAGTCGTTTTAGTCCCTTCGCTGGCGCGAGCTGGCGCATCAAAGGTTCAAGCGGATGCATTTCCTTTGGAGTTTAAGGTCGTGGTGGGACTGGCGGGCGATTCCACAGGCACCATGGTCGCCCACTATACTGCAGACGATCAACTCTTACCGCGCATCGCGCCGGTTGTCATCTCGTTTCCACCGATGGAAGCCGCTTGGATCAAGGTCGAAGCGCTCATTTGCACACAGCGCGTCTGGGATAACGTCGATTCCCTTCAACTGTCCGAAATTCTCATTTTCAGTGGTCAGGAAAATGTGGCCTTACACCGACCAACCAGAGCGAGTTCGAGCGCCGACAGCTATACGAATGGTTACCATCAATGCTACTTAGTCGATGGCTTAATGCCCTACCTGATGAGTTCGAACCAAGGAAAACAAAGCGTAGCCTTGTTAAGTGAACCGAACCCTGGAGAGAAACCCACGATCTATATCGATCTCCAATCCCCTCAGCCGCTGAATCAAATCAATCTGCACTCGATCGAGGTTAGCAACCAAATTCCACAATCCATTGATAGTGGTTTCGCCACGCCACGCGGAATTATTGTTGAAGGCGCGCTCAAAGCAGACTTCTCAGACGCCGTCCAACTGGTCGAATATCAGGTGAACTCCATCTTCGACCTAGGCTCCATCATGACTCGAAAATTTCCCACGACGACATGCCGCTATGTTCGGTTGATTTTAACGGAGCCTTTCCTCCAAGTTAAAAATAATCAAAAAGTCGGATTTGCTGAAATCGAGCTGCTCTACCAAGGGGAAAACGTCGCAGAGGGAAGCCCTGTTAGTAGCAATTTCAAGCCAGATAGCCAGACGCGTTCGGTCGATTCCTTGACCGACGGACGTAACTTCTATGGCAATATTTTGCCGCTGCGTGACTGGATCGAGCAACTCGCGCTACGCCATGAACTCCAGACCGAACGTCCCCGTGTCGAAACCGAACTCAAGCAGCGCCATGCTCGCCAAAAGACAAATTTCAACCGTCTGCTTTTATCATTCGCCGCACTGCTCGTAGGCACGATCATCATAATTCTAGTAAATCGGATATTCCGACAACGGGCGATTCATCAAACCCGTAAACACATCGCGGCAGACCTGCATGACGAACTCGGAGCCAACCTCCATGCCCTAGGTCTACTGAGCGACTTAACGCAAAAATCCAAAGACAAACCAGACAAACTAGACAAACTGTTACAACGGATACGGGGACTCACAGAGCGAACCGGAGCAGCCGCACGCTACTGCACCGATATGCTGGAAGCCAAAGAAATATACGAAGATGTGCCCGATCAAATGCGCCGTTCGTCCTCACGCATTCTGCAAGGCATCGATCACGAACTCACATTCGAAGGCGAAGCAGAACTACATAGACTGTCGCCCCGCAAACGAATCGACCTCTGCCTCTTCCATAAAGAATGCCTCACTAATATACTGCGTCACTCTGGAGCCACAAAAGCCACCACACGCTTAGTCGCGAACAAAAAGAATCTGGAGCTAGTCATCACCGATAATGGACAAGGACTCCACAGCTCACCAGAGAATCGCATCCCGAACTCAATCATGCGACGTAGTCAGCTACTCGGCTCAAAGATTCAAGTGGAAAAACCTCAAGATGGCGGCACACGCATCACTCTAAAATTTAACTTTAAACGTCTAGGCTTTCGATAG
- a CDS encoding response regulator transcription factor yields the protein MSTIIRVMLVEDNPEFRDVIHLSLEDETDIELTSEFGNAELALRSLNSSAQRKVPDLILLDLNLPGMSGLEALPHFRTALPGAKILILTQSDAEADVLRAISLGASGYLLKSAALHEITNGMHKIMKGGASLDSGVAKFILNTLQKQLPQNDIKKLLSNRELEILTLLSEGLVKKEIAARLQVTYSTVDSHVANLYNKLEVKNAPAAVNMGHRLGLFTAKS from the coding sequence ATGTCTACAATCATACGCGTCATGCTGGTCGAAGATAACCCTGAATTCCGGGACGTCATTCACTTATCCTTAGAAGATGAGACCGACATCGAACTGACCAGCGAATTCGGCAATGCAGAACTCGCCTTGCGCAGTCTCAATAGTTCTGCCCAGCGCAAAGTCCCAGACCTCATACTATTGGATTTAAACCTCCCCGGTATGAGCGGCCTAGAGGCACTACCCCACTTTAGGACGGCATTACCCGGCGCCAAGATCCTTATCCTCACGCAATCGGATGCCGAAGCCGACGTGCTTCGCGCTATCTCACTCGGAGCATCTGGCTATTTGCTCAAATCTGCAGCGCTACACGAAATCACCAATGGCATGCACAAAATAATGAAGGGCGGTGCTTCCCTCGATTCTGGAGTCGCTAAATTTATACTAAACACTCTGCAAAAGCAGCTCCCTCAAAACGATATCAAGAAGCTCCTGAGCAACCGTGAACTCGAAATTTTAACGCTTCTGAGTGAAGGCCTAGTCAAAAAGGAAATCGCAGCTCGCTTGCAAGTGACCTACAGCACGGTAGACAGCCACGTGGCGAATCTTTATAATAAACTCGAAGTAAAGAACGCTCCTGCCGCAGTCAACATGGGGCATCGGTTGGGACTTTTTACAGCAAAAAGCTAA